In the Setaria italica strain Yugu1 chromosome VI, Setaria_italica_v2.0, whole genome shotgun sequence genome, one interval contains:
- the LOC101766418 gene encoding (E)-beta-farnesene synthase, translated as MYVGNTYHYKSLALASQSQRKLRHYSPSPWGDFFLNHVTCTPSQLLSMKETARIKEEEVRKIIMEIIASSNLAQKLELVDTLQRIGVDYHYKEIADLLCSIYNDKDRGSNDLYITSLRFYLLRKHGYTVSADVFEKFRDKQGNISSDDVSCLLMLYDAAYMRTHGEEILDDIITFNKSRLQFLMMTNLEPDLAEEVRCTLETPRFRRVERVEARRYISVYEKKAVQHKTLLDFAKLDYNILQAIYCDELKELTIWWKDFQSRTDLSFARDSMVEMHFWILGALYEPYYSYSRTMLTKFTLLASLLDDLYDNYSTTEESNVFTTAMERWDGQTTEKFPAHMKALLINILNTTNKIEDELKLQKNRHAELVKKLVSCFKRSH; from the exons ATGTATGTAGGTAACACTTATCACTACAAGAGT CTAGCCCTCGCTTCGCAGTCGCAGCGCAAACTCCGGCATTACAGCCCCAGCCCCTGGGGTGACTTCTTCCTCAACCATGTTACATGTACTCCATCACAG CTATTGTCAATGAAGGAGACGGCACGCataaaggaggaggaggtgagaaAGATCATAATGGAAATCATTGCCTCCTCCAATCTGGCTCAGAAACTGGAGCTAGTTGACACGCTGCAACGGATAGGGGTGGACTACCACTACAAGGAGATCGCTGACTTACTTTGTTCTATCTACAATGACAAGGATAGGGGCTCTAATGACCTCTATATCACCTCATTGCGGTTCTATTTACTTAGGAAGCATGGATACACTGTCTCTGCAG ACGTGTTTGAGAAGTTTAGGGACAAGCAAGGGAACATTTCAAGTGATGATGTCAGTTGCTTGCTAATGCTATATGATGCTGCATATATGAGAACTCATGGGGAGGAGATACTTGACGACATTATCACTTTCAATAAGAGCCGTCTCCAATTTTTGATGATGACAAATTTGGAGCCAGATCTGGCAGAGGAAGTGCGATGCACTTTGGAGACACCTCGGTTCAGGCGGGTTGAGAGAGTGGAGGCAAGGCGCTACATCTCAGTATACGAGAAGAAGGCTGTGCAACATAAGACACTACTAGATTTTGCAAAGCTGGACTACAACATCTTGCAAGCTATCTACTGTGATGAGTTGAAAGAACTTACAAT ATGGTGGAAAGATTTCCAATCACGTACAGACCTCAGCTTCGCACGAGACAGCATGGTGGAGATGCATTTTTGGATTCTCGGAGCGCTTTATGAACCCTACTACTCATATTCACGGACAATGCTGACAAAATTCACCCTATTAGCGTCATTGCTTGATGACCTTTATGACAACTACAGCACCACAGAGGAGAGTAATGTCTTCACCACAGCCATGGAAAG GTGGGATGGACAGACCACAGAGAAGTTCCCAGCACACATGAAGGCACTCCTCATCAACATACTTAACACTACAAATAAGATCGAGGATGAGTTAAAACTTCAGAAAAACAGGCACGCTGAATTGGTCAAGAAACTAGTAAGTTGCTTCAAAAGATCACACTAA
- the LOC101770591 gene encoding histone H3.3 isoform X1 — MIMIYHFVCKMARTKTTARNSTGGKAPRKQLVARMFAAARKTAPVTGGVKKPRRYRPGTVALREIRKYQKGTELLIRKMPFQRLVREIAQLHKSDLRFQSHAVLALQEAAEAYLVGLFEDTNLCAIHAKRVTIMPKDVHLATRIRGERP, encoded by the exons ATGATCATGATTTACCATTTTGTTTGTAAGATGGCTCGCACTAAGACGACAGCTCGGAATTCAACTGGAGGAAAAGCCCCTAGGAAGCAACTAGTTGCAAGGATGTTT GCTGCTGCCCGTAAGACAGCACCGGTAACCGGAGGGGTCAAGAAGCCTCGCCGTTACCGCCCTGGTACCGTAGCTCTTCG TGAAATTCGCAAGTACCAAAAGGGCACTGAGCTGCTCATTAGGAAGATGCCCTTCCAGAGGCTGGTGAGGGAGATTGCCCAGCTTCACAAA AGTGATTTGCGTTTCCAGAGTCATGCAGTGCTTGCTTTGCAAGAGGCGGCAGAAGCATATCTTGTGGGTCTCTTTGAGGACACCAACCTATGTGCCATCCATGCCAAGCGCGTGACGATCATGCCGAAAGATGTCCATCTGGCTACAAGGATCCGTGGTGAAAGACCATGA
- the LOC101770591 gene encoding histone H3.3 isoform X2 produces MARTKTTARNSTGGKAPRKQLVARMFAAARKTAPVTGGVKKPRRYRPGTVALREIRKYQKGTELLIRKMPFQRLVREIAQLHKSDLRFQSHAVLALQEAAEAYLVGLFEDTNLCAIHAKRVTIMPKDVHLATRIRGERP; encoded by the exons ATGGCTCGCACTAAGACGACAGCTCGGAATTCAACTGGAGGAAAAGCCCCTAGGAAGCAACTAGTTGCAAGGATGTTT GCTGCTGCCCGTAAGACAGCACCGGTAACCGGAGGGGTCAAGAAGCCTCGCCGTTACCGCCCTGGTACCGTAGCTCTTCG TGAAATTCGCAAGTACCAAAAGGGCACTGAGCTGCTCATTAGGAAGATGCCCTTCCAGAGGCTGGTGAGGGAGATTGCCCAGCTTCACAAA AGTGATTTGCGTTTCCAGAGTCATGCAGTGCTTGCTTTGCAAGAGGCGGCAGAAGCATATCTTGTGGGTCTCTTTGAGGACACCAACCTATGTGCCATCCATGCCAAGCGCGTGACGATCATGCCGAAAGATGTCCATCTGGCTACAAGGATCCGTGGTGAAAGACCATGA
- the LOC101766839 gene encoding protein STRICTOSIDINE SYNTHASE-LIKE 10 — protein MARRTSTLPLLATLLSVLLLLPSAAVAKAIDATNTQRLELPDGLIGPESVAFDRRGDGPYVSVSDGRILKYAGKSVGFATFAYSPSYIKNGCDAPSSELPAVATESSCGRPLGLRFHNNSGNLYIADAYMGLMRVGPNGGEATVDATEAGGAPLRFTNGVDVDQVTGDVYFTDSSTTYTRAQHQMVTASGDSTGRIMRYNRRTNKVTVLQSGVTYPNGIAISADRSHLIVALTGPCKLMRYWIRGPKAGTSELFTDLPGYPDNVRPDGKGGYWVALHREKYELPFGKDSHLVAIRIGSEGEKLQEMRGPKDVRPTEVVEREDGKIYLGSVELSYVSMVKSS, from the coding sequence ATGGCGCGGAGGACGTCGACGCTGCCCCTTCTGGCGACTTTGCTCTCCGTCCTGCTGCTCCTGCCCTCCGCCGCCGTAGCCAAGGCCATCGACGCCACCAACACCCAGCGACTGGAGCTGCCCGACGGGCTGATCGGCCCCGAGAGCGTCGCGTTCGACCGTCGCGGCGACGGGCCCTACGTCAGCGTCTCCGACGGCCGCATCCTCAAGTACGCAGGCAAGAGCGTTGGGTTTGCCACTTTCGCGTACAGCCCTAGCTACATCAAGAACGGCTGCGATGCACCCTCGTCTGAGCTCCCGGCGGTTGCCACAGAGAGCTCCTGCGGCCggccgctgggccttcgtttcCACAACAACTCCGGCAACCTGTACATCGCGGACGCATACATGGGGCTGATGCGCGTCGGGCCGAACGGTGGGGAAGCGACGGTGGATGCAACTGAGGCCGGCGGTGCACCGCTACGCTTCACGAATGGAGTGGATGTTGACCAGGTCACCGGTGACGTCTACTTCACCGACAGTAGCACAACGTACACGCGGGCACAGCATCAGATGGTCACCGCATCGGGAGACTCGACGGGGCGCATCATGAGATACAACAGACGTACAAATAAGGTCACCGTGCTCCAATCCGGCGTGACATATCCCAATGGCATTGCCATCAGCGCTGACAGGAGCCATCTTATCGTCGCTCTCACGGGACCATGCAAGCTAATGAGGTACTGGATCCGAGGGCCTAAGGCCGGTACATCTGAGCTATTTACCGACCTACCGGGATACCCGGACAATGTGAGGCCCGACGGGAAGGGTGGGTACTGGGTTGCGCTGCATAGGGAGAAGTATGAGCTCCCGTTTGGAAAGGACAGCCACTTGGTCGCTATTAGGATCGGCTCTGAAGGTGAGAAGTTGCAAGAAATGAGGGGTCCCAAGGATGTCCGTCCAACAGAGGTGGTCGAACGAGAGGACGGCAAAATATATCTTGGGTCTGTAGAGTTGTCTTATGTAAGCATGGTCAAGAGTAGCTAG